The nucleotide sequence TCTTTTTTAAATAAAATAACATCGTATTGCTCAGCTTTACTGCCTTGCTCCATACCTTGACTCTCCATCGGCATGCCAGGTACTGCGATACCAACTACGTCTTTTGGTTTAAGCTCTAGTAGGCGCTTTACCTCATCGGCTGGAACATGACCTTCTATGATGTATCCATCGATAATTGCTGTATGGCAGCTTGAAAGCTCTAGCGGCACGTTAAATTCTTTCTTAACTTTAGCTATATCATCTACTTTTATGACCTCTTCGCTAAATCCAGCCTTCTGCATCGCCTCACCCCAGCTAGTACAACATCCACAAGTCGGGCTTTTATAGACCTTCATATCAGCCGCGAACGCAAATGTTGCAAAAAAGCCAAGAGCCAAAAATGCTAATTTTTTCATCATTTTCCTTTACGTAAAATTTGCAAAATGATATAGCTCACATTTAAATTTTATATAAATGCTTAATATTGCTTGCTATAATTCGCCAAAATTTATAAAAGGCACTTTATGTTTTCATCATTTTTTAAAGATAAAAAATGGGCACTCTGGGCTTATGGCGGAGCGATATTTATCATCTTGCTTCTTGTCTATCAAACGCACCTAAATGTCCGTATAAACGAGTGGTATAAAAATTTCTACGACATCGTGCAAAACTCAAAAGATCATGATGTAAGTGAGTTTTGGCGAGAAATTTTTAACTTTATAAAAATCGCTATGCCTTATGTCGTGACTTACACTGTGATCTCGTTTTTTGCTAGCCACTGGGTCTTTCGCTGGAGAGAGGCGATGACGTTTAGATATCTAAAATTTTGGCAAAACTGCAAAAGTGACATCGAAGGCAGTTCGCAGCGTATCCAAGAAGATGTCTACCGCTTTGCCAAAATAATGGAAAGCCTTGGCGTGCAGGTTTTAAGGGCGATCATGACGCTAATTGCCTTTATACCAGTGCTTTGGGAGCTAAGTAAGAGTGTGAGTTTGCCCTACATCAAAGATATTGAAGGCTCGCTTGTTTATATTGCTTTAATAATTAGCATCGGTGGCTTAATTATTTCGTGGTTTGTGGGCATTAAACTCCCACATATCGAGTATAACAACCAAAAAGCAGAAGCAGCATTTAGAAAAGAGCTAGTTTATGGCGAGGATGATAAGTCTAAATTTTGCCAGCCAAACGTCATGCTAGAGCTTTTTACGGGCGTAAAGTTAAATTATTACAAACTATTTTTGCACTATGGCTACTTTAACCTTTGGCTCATCTCTTTTTCACAAATTCTTGTCATCGTGCCTTATATCATTATGGGAAATGGCCTGTTTAGCGGTGTTATCACACTTGGTGTGCTTATACAAGCCAGCAACGCTTTTTCTCAAGTTAGAGAGAGTTTTAGCGTCTTTATCGACAACTGGACGACAATAACGGAGCTAAGATCTGTAAATAAGCGTTTGAGAGAATTTGAGAGAAATATAAACTATAAGGCGTAAGGGTAAATTTACATACCAAATAAACTCTAGTAAATTTTAAAATTTCATGAACGAGTAATTTCGGCTCTAAAATTTGAGCTAAGCGATAAGCGAAGCCAAATTTTAGTAGCCAATTCTTGCGAGTGAATAAAATTTCAAAATTTGCAAAAAAGTAAATTACTATTTTTGATATCACAAAAATTAATTTTCTCCCCTCGTTTAACAATGCATATCCAACTCAGGCTATAATACGCAAAATTTTAGTCCAAAAAGGATAAAAATGAAAAAATTTTTACTTACATTATTGATGACTAGTTTGCTCTTTACTGGCTGCTCAAGCGTTACAAAAGCAGGCGTTGTTGGTGCTGATCGTAAGCAATTTATGCTAGTCTCATCAGAAGCTATGGAGCAAAGCTCAGCCCAAGCCTACGTCAAGACGCTAACAGCTGCCAGAAGTAAAGGCGAGCTAAATGTTGATCCGATCCTTACAAAAAGAGTTCAAGATATCGCTAAAAGGCTCATCGCCCAAACTGGTGTTTTTAGGGATGACGCTCTAAAATGGAAGTGGCAAGTAAATGTTATTAACGAAGATACGCTAAATGCTTGGTGTATGCCAGGGGGCAGGATAGTCGTTTATAGTGGCATCATAAAAAGGCTAAATTTAACAGATGCACAGCTAGCTGCAGTCATGGGACACGAGATCGCACACGCTCTTAGGGAGCACAGCAGAGAGCAAGCAAGTGCTGATCAGATGAAAAGCATAGGTATCTTTGCAATAGCTACAGCTACTGGCCTTGGCGATCTTGGAGCTAATGCTCTAAATTTAGCTAGCGAGTACACCATATCTCTACCATTTTCACGATCACACGAAACTGAAGCTGATCACATTGGCACTGAGCTAATGGCAAGAGCCGGATACGATCCAAAAGAAGCGGTCGAAGTCTGGGTAAAAATGAGCAAGATGAGTGGCGGAAAGGTGCCTGAAATTTTAAGCACTCACCCATCAAACGAGAGTAGGATAAAAGATCTAAAAGAGATCGCAGCAAAGCTTGAGCCAGTCTATCAGGCTGCCAAAAGAGGCTAGACTTGATCGAGCGAGCAAATTTAAGCGACCTTGAAGCGATCACGCAAATTTATAATGACTACATTTTAGATAGAAGTGCGACTGCTGATATGCAGCCAGTTAGCACAAAGGAGCGAGAGCCTTGGTTTAACGCCCACGGCGGCTCGCGCCCTATCTTTATTTACAAAGAAAATGATGAAATTTTAGGCTACTACTCACTAAGTGACTTCAATCCCAAGATCGCTTATGATATAAGCGTAGAGATAAGCATCTATGTCGCTAAAAAGCTCTTAAAAAGGGCATCGGCAAACAGCTTTTAGCCCACAGCCTAAATCAAGCTAGAGAGCTAAATTTAAAAAATTATCGCTCTAATATTTAGTGAAAATGAAGCAACTCTTAGGCTATTTTAAAATTTGGCTTTGAAAAATGGAGTGAACTGCCTAGCATTTGCCTGATGGATAATGAGTACAAAAATGTCGTTATCTTGGGGCTAAAGCTCTAAAAGCCAAGCATTAAGCAAATAAAGATATAATTTCACTTCTTCATGGGTAGATGTCCGAGCGGTTTAAGGAGCACGCCTGGAACGCGTGTGTGGGGCAACTCACCGAGAGTTCAAATCTCTCTCTACCCGCCATAAAACTATCTACACCCCAAACCTCTTGAGCTTTATTTTATTACTCAAAACATTGGCACTAAGCAAAAAACCACTTTATAAAAATTGCTAAAATCTTGCCAATTATCTTTTACTTTTGCCATAGTTAGGCATATAACTAACGTTAAATTTTGCTCCATTTTAGGAAAAATTTTATCTATATTCTTAGATTTAGATTCTATTTGCCTTATCGACAGTTACAAACGCCCAGTGCATAAATTCTTGCTTCGGTTTGTATTTGCCGCTGCTAAAATACTCCGCTAGCCGCGCCTCCTCCGTTTCGCTTAGCTCGCCGCCAAGCCCCCAGCGCGTCTTTTGTATGAGCTCCTGCGCGCTTGTTTCCGGACCCGCATGACACTTAGCTTTTATGTAGCTAAGACTCGGCAAATAGCCCATTTGAAACAAAATGTTTAAAAGATAGACGAAGTCGGGCCTTTGCTCCACTTTGCGCCCTATCGCGTTCAAAATTTCATCGTCTACGAAGCTGCCGCCGACCTTAAATGTTATATAGAGTGCCTTTTTGGTCTTTGAAAGAAGCTTGTTAAGTGCAGTTTTTAGATCGTCCACCTCAAGGCAGCGCGAGGCCAAAACTACGTCGCACTCAGGCACGTCCGACCAGTCGTCCTCAAAGGCTTTTTGCGCAAATTTAACGTTTTTAACGCCATAAATTTGAGCGTTTTGCCTGGCAAATTCTAACATCTTAGGCGAAAAGTCGTAGCCGTAAATTTGATCCGCCCTTTCCGCCGCCAACACGCTTAGCGCGCCCGCTCCGCACGCAAAGTCAAGCAGCGTAGAAACGCCTGTAAAATCGACCTTATCTATAAACTCGCGCGCATAGGCGCTTTTCATCACGCCCTCGTTGAAGCTGGGCGCCTTTTTGTCCCAGTCTGCGGCAAATTTTTTACCGAATGAACTTCTAGCCTTTTGCGCCTTATAAAGCGCGTCAAAGTCGATCTCGTCGTAGTTTGAAGGTAAAATCATAATCTATCCTCGTATTTTTCATAGTTTATGCCGTAAATTTTATCGATATTTTCGGCGTTTATGAGCTGCTCGCTGCGCCCGAAGGCTAAAATTTCGCCGTCTTTTAAAAACAGCGTCAAATTTGAAACAAACTTCGCATGTCGCGGATAGTGCGTCGTCTGCACGAAGGTGTAGCCCTCGTCGCCTAGCGCCTTTATCATCTCGAGTAGCTTGATCTGATTGCCAAAGTCCAGCCCGTTGGTAGGCTCGTCCATAAAGATCACTTTCGCGCCCTGAACCAGCGTGCGCGCGATGTAGGCTAGCTGCCGCTCGCCGCCGCTAACCTTTGTGTAGGGCGCGTTTCTTAGATGCGCGATGCCCATCTTTTCCAGCGCCTGTTCGGCTAGCTTTTTATCCGCCGCGCTAAAGCTAGAAAACAGCGGCGTCCTGCACAGCGCGCCCATCAGCGCGACGTCAAAGACGCTGTAGTCGTATGAGGGCGCGTGCGTCTGCGGCACGTAGGCGACGAGTGAGGCGAGCCCCTTTTTGCCGTAGTCTCGCACGCTTTTGCCCGCGATTAGCACCTCGCCTTCAAATTTTAAAAATCCGAGCATTATGCGAAGCAGGGTGCTTTTGCCGCTACCATTGGCGCCTAGGATACTTAGCGTATCGCCCGTCGCGACGTCAAAGCTGATGCCCTTTAGCACGGGCTTGTCACGGTAGGCAAAGCGTAATTTTCGCACTTCTATCAAATTTTTTCGCATCAAAAGCTCCTCTTGGCGCGGCGCAGCACGATGATAAACATCGGGATGCCAAACAGCGAGGTAACGATGCCGATGGGGATCTCAAAGGTAAAAATGAGCCGCGAGAAGCTGTCGCAAAAGAGTAGAAATATCGCGCCGATCATCGCCGAGCTAGCCAGAACCGCGCGGTTGTCGGCGCCAAATATTAAGCGCGCGATGTGCGGCACGATAAGCCCGATCCAGCCGATGATGCCCGCGATCGTCACGCTAAGCGCACTAACGAAGGTCGCGACGAGGATGATGAAAATTTTAACCCGCGCCGTATTTACGCCCAGGCTCTTTGCCTCCTCCTCGCCAAGGCTTAGCGCGTTTAGGTATTTGCCACTAAGCGCTAGCAGCAAAACGCCTGCGCACATCGGTAGGATTGAAATTTGGATAAAGCTTTTGGACGCAAAGCCGAGGCTACCCATCAAAAAATAGGTGATCGCTGGAAGCGCGTCGTTCGGGTCTGCGGCGTATTTTAGCACCGAGAGTAGCGAGGTAAAGAGCGAGCCGCTGATGACGCCGCCCAGAACTAGCACGATAACGCTGCCGCTACGCGAATACAGCGCCGAGACGCCCAGCGCCACGGCCACGGCGAGAAAGCCGAAGCCAAAGGTACTAAGCTGGATGAGATATTCGTTAAATTTGAAAAACATCCCCACCGCCGCGCCAAAACCCGCGCCGCTTAGCACGCCCAGTATCGAGGGGCTAACGAGCGGATTTACGAACATCGCCTGATACGCTGCGCCGCTGATCGCCAGGCTAGCGCCGATTAGCACGCAGGCGAGTATGCGCGGCAGACGGATCTCGAGCAAGAGCGTGTGCATCACTTCATACTCTTTTAAATTTTCGCCTTTTAAAAGAGCGGTGACGTATTTTATGTAATCGCTCGTGCCAAAGCCGTATTTACCGAGCAGCAGCGAGCCCGCGACGCAAAGCGCCAGCAGGAGGGCTAAAAACGCAAACGCCTTTTTGCTCATCTTTCTTTACTCACTCGGCGCGTCCCAAAATTTTATAAATTTGCTCGTCTGTGAGCTCAAGGTCCAAAAATAGCTTGTAAAACTCGCGCGTCTCTTTAATCATATCAAATTTAAACGCCTCGGGGTAGGTCAAATTTATCAGCCACTTTAGCCCCAAAAACCTCATAAACGAAGGCGGGCGGTCAAACCACGAAAAGGGCTCGCGCGGGATGTAGTAGGCCTTTTTGTTTTTCACCGCGCTTAGCAGCTGCCATTTTGGGTCGCCGTAAATTTTATCAAACAGCTCCTTTTCGTAGATGAGGATGACGTCAGGGTCGTATTTAACGAGCTGCTCGAAGCTAATCTTTACGCGTCCGAAGGATTTGGCGTTTGGATCCTCGCTACATTTATGCACGTTCTCTGCACCTGCTCGCTCGATGAGCGTCGCGTGCCACGAGCCCTCGCACTCGGTCGCTAGCCCGTCGCTACCCTGCGCGTAGTAAATTTTTACCTTTTGCAGGTTATTTTTCTTAATGTATTCCTCGATCTGCGCTGTCAAATTTAGCGACTCTTTCGCGTAATTTACGAGGCGCGCGGCGCGCTCCTTTTTGCCCGTGATTTCGCCTAAAATTTCAAACCCGTCAAGATAATCCTCGAGCCTCACTGCGCTTAGATAGAGCATCGGCTTTTTGATAGAGCTGAAAACCTCGCTCATCTTTTTGGCGTTGCGCGAGCTTGCGTTTACGAGGATGAGATCTGGGTTTAGGCGCAGCAGCATCTCGACGTTTGGAATTTTGCCCTGACCGAAAAAGCCTCCCACGACGGGCTGATCTTGCACCTCTTTTTTGACGTAGGGGCGCTCGAAGGCGTTCCACTCGAAATTCGTGCCGCTGATTTTAGCGGGATCAAGCGCGTAAAGCATATATAAAAGCGGCGGCGAGCTGGCATAAATTTTAGAGGGCGTGCCTTGCAGCCGCTCTATATTTTCGCTGTTTTGAGCGATATAGTCCTTGATCTGCGCCTCGCTCATCGCAAAGCAAAAATTTATAGCCGTAAGAAAAAAGATTAGGATTTTTTTAAACATTTTTTGCCTTTAAATTTAAAAAGCTTGCTAATGAATTCTATCAAAATTCATTAGCAAACCAGCTGTAAAAAGCCGGTTTGAGTGATTTAGAATTTATATCTTACGTTTGTAAAGAAAATTCTTCCTTCTTCAGGAAAGCCCTCTCTGTACTCGTAGTTTTTGTCAAATAGATTCGACACACCCGCTTCAAAGCTTAGAGTCTCGGTCGGTTTGTAGGTAAACTTGATATTTGTCGTGCCAAAACCTGCTAACTTAGTAGTTTCTTGGGCGTTAGAAAAGCGAGTAGACATCATGTATTGAGATAGATAAATGCTAAATTTCGGAACGATTTTATAGTCGATATATACGAAGCCTTTATGTTTAGGCAGGTCATATACCGGCTGTTTTACGCTGTCTTCTTTAAATTTGGCGTTCATATAGGTATAGTTACCGCCTAGTTCTAAATTTTGCATCGCAAAGTATGTCGTTCCAAGTTCAAAGCCTTTATAATCGGCACTATCTACGTTTTCGGCTCTTTCTAACTCTCTTCCGCTTTCTCTAATGCCGCTTTTTACTCTAGTATTTATAGCGTCTTTAATTTTTGAATAAAACAATGCGGTCTCTAGTCTAACGTTATCGCCGAAATTTCTTTGATAGCCGATCTCGTAGTGATTAGCTACTTCCGGTTTTAGATCCGGATTTGGTATGCTTCTGCCAAATCTCCTACTATACCTTTCTTTCAAGCTAGGGAAATAGGTCTTTTTAGCGTAGCTTACGCTTAGCTCGTCGCTACCGTCGAAGCTATGTTTAATCGCGGCTTGATAGTTGATAGCGTCTTCTTTATTCGTATTAAAATTAATCATCGCTCTTTGCTGCGGATTATTTCCTACTTGAGCCCAATCTTCAGCTTTTAAAGCATCTCTAACGTCGTAGCTAACGCCTAAAATAAGTTTAGTAAATTCTGTAAATTTATAGGTATTTTCTAATGCAAACGAGTAGGTTTTATCAGACATTTTTCGAACCGGTTGTTCGCCTAGATATCTGCCCGAGTTGTTATACCACTCTCCGCCCTCTTTGTGGACGTCGTATTTATAACTAGTAGCAAATTTTAGAGTATCTTTTTCATTTATATCCCAACCAAACTCCAAGCCTCCGCCGTAGGTATGATCGTCGTAAAAGCTAGGAACGTTTGAATTTCCTCTATTAGTTACTTGGTGCCCAGTCATATTTTTATTTACGTAATCGTAAAGAGAATTTTCAAACGAGTCGTAATATAGCTTTGATTTTACATAAAATTTATCCGTAATTTGTGTATTCGATAAGAAATAAACGCCCTCTTTGTCCCACTTCGGCCAGTCCCAGTATCTTTTTACTTGTTGTTGCCACGATGCATATCTACCGGTATAAAAAGGCTGCTCTTTTTCGCCTTTTTGATTTACGTACGCTACGGCGTATTCGTCGGTTTCGTTTGGCGTAAAGCCGAATTTTATATTAAATTTCTTATCGCGTTGCACAGAGTTGTCGCGTCTACCGCCGTCCTCGTTGCCCGTTATTTTTTGGTCAAATTTACGAGACATCTGCTGGCCTGCATCCTCCATGTAGCTGCCGCCTGCTTGCGCGTAAAATAGCTCTTGCTTCGTGCCGATGCTAAAATCGACGTTATTGCCGTAGGTTTTGGCGTTTTTGCCGGTTTCAAAGCCGTAGCCTAGGCTTCCTTCAAGCTCTTTGCTAGGCTTTTTGGTGATTAAATTTATCGCGCCGCCCATGGTATTTGGGCCGTAAAGTACCGAGCTAGAGCCCTTTGAGATGTCGATCCTGCTAAGATCAAAGGTCGTAAATCGCCCAAAATCGGCGTTACCGTCATAAGGCACGTAAACCGGGATACCGTCGATAAAAAGCGGAGTTCTGCGCGCGTCAAAACCGCGAACGTAGAAATTTTGCTCGGCGCGCGGGCCTTTTTTATCCACATAGACACCCGGCGTAGTATAAGCAACCTGTGAAAGGCGTTTGATGTTATCTTTTTGCATCTGCTCTTCATTGATTACGGCGACGTTTGCATCGCTTTTTTGTAAGCCACCTAACTCTCCAACAACCTCAACTTTACCCAAAGTAAAGACTTCGCCGTGCAGTGCCATCGCAGCACAGCAGGCTATCAAACCCAACTTCTTCATAAAGCTCCTTTTTTACATTAAGTTTTTATTTTATATAATGCTAATCGCCATTCTAACGATATTAATATTATAAAAATATAAAAAAATAATTTCGTCTATAAATTAGATAAATTTTAAAAGAAAGAGTGCAAATGTGCTTTGAATTTCTACTATGTATCGACGATACAGACGAGCTTGGCGGAGAAATTTCAACTGGGAGTTTAGCTCAAGAAATAGCCCTAGAAATTAGCTCATTTGCAAAAGTATCTTTTATTACGCGCCACTAACTTTTACTAGATCCTCGCATAAATTACACTTCGCACAATAGCTCAATGTGTTTAGTCGCTAAAATTTCAAAAGAACAAAAGCAAAAGGCGCTTGACATTGCGCTTGAGCTTTTAACAAATAAATGCGCTAAAAGCGCTGAACCGGGTATCGCAGCTGTTTTCAAAGACGACATAAAAGATACAAAAGAGCTAATAAATTTTGGCAAAAATGCAAAAAATATGCTCTTAGCCACAAAGCAAGCTTTTGAGACGGCGCGCGAGCAAAATGTATTTTTAAAAGCTCTTACGCCAAATGCCAATGGCGTTATCGGCGCGCTTGCGGGTATAGGGCTTAGGCTTAGCGGCGATGATGGCAAGATAAGGGGCAAATTTAATCTAAATGAGCCAAAGCTAAGCGTTGCTAAGCTCATAGAGCTTCCATTTATCGAAGCGGTTTTGGATGAGAATTTTAAAGAGCTGGCAAAAGATGAGATGATAAATTTAGATGGCACTTTAAAGCCTATATTTTGGGATCACAAGGCAACTTTACTTGTGCGAAAAGACAAAAATGGTGAGTTTAGAAATTTAAATATAAAAGAGCTTCGAGAATTTTGATGATGCAAAATTTCAATAAGAAAAATGAGTTTAAATACGGCAAATTTAACTACGAAAAAGCGCTAGAAATAGCCCAAAACTGCGATAAATTTAAGCTAGATAACGATGAGGAGGAGATGGCTTGTGGAGGTGAGAGGAGCTGCTATGACTGCGCATTTAGGCGCTGGAGTAAAGATAGCTTCATCTGCATGGCACAAGCTAGCAAAGACTGAGCTAGCCCTACGCAACCATTTTTTTATCTTTAAGTTTTCCGCCACGTTTGTACTTTAGTTCGCCGCAAAATCTCTTGCCAAATTTTGCCTCGATAATAAGAACTAGCACAAAAAATATCTTTTCGTCATTCATTCGCGCGATCTGGCGTAGAGTTTGGCTAGCGTCATTAAATTTAACTCCATTTTTATGTAAAGTTTCGCAAAAAACAGCCTCGTCAAAGCCTAACATTTGTGAAATTTCAGTTATGCTGTATGGCTCGAGTGAGGCGATGATGCGGTCCATGTTGCAAATGCTTGGATTTTTACTGCGTGTTAGCACATCCATTGTTTCATTCATTAGCTTTACTAGCTTTTTTCTACGATTTATAACGTGAAGTGTTGCAGCAAGCAATATTAAAAAACCTGCGATTTTATGGGCATTTAATAAATACTCATTATATTCACCAAGTGCAAAATTTACACCAGAAAATGCGAGCATACAAAGCCCCAAAATAAGAACTAAAACAAGACAGAATTTATAAATAACCTCTACTTTAAACATGGCACTCATCCTAAAATATATTTTTCTAATTATACACTTTAGGAGTTAAAATTTATCACCAGCTTATTTAGCTGGTGATTTAATTAGATTAAAAATTGTAGTTAAAGCTTAGATTAAATGTGCGTGGATCGCCATAAACCATCATGTTTTTACCGATACCCTCGTAGTATTTTTTGTTAAAGAGATTGTCGATATTTAGCTGCACATCAAAGTTTTTAGCAAATTTATAACCAAGCATTAAATTAGCCAAAGTGTAGCCTTTTTGTGTGATTTCATCTGCGTCTTTGTAAATTTTGCTCTTATACATAGCTCCAGCCCCTACTCTAAAGTCCCTAAATTCATACTTTGCAAATAAATTTGCCGTGCTTCTTGATGAGTCGGTGGCGTATTTCTCACCATTAGCATCTTTTGCGTTAAAGTGCGTTGCACCAAAGCTTAGGCTTAAGTTTTTAGTTATCTCGCCGTTTAGATCTAGCTCGACGCCCTTGCTTGTCACACCCTTGCCAGATTCATATATGTCGGCATTTGTCGCTGGATTTTTCCTGCCAGTATTTATGCCAAGCTTATCTTGCACGATCTTAAAGACGCCAAGACTTGCTTGAAGTGCCCCATCAAAATACTCGCCTTTAATGCCCACTTCATAGTCCTTGCCTTGGATCGGATCAAGGTATTTGTCATTTGCGTCCTTTACACTTTGAGGTTTAAATATACTCGTGTAGCTAGCATATAGAGTGTGGTTTGCTCCGATGTCGTAGGTGATGCCAAGATATGGCGTGATCTCATTTGTGAAATTTCTATTGTCTTTGCCGCCTTCGATCTCGTATTTGTAGTAGCTCACTCTAGCGCCTAGCAAAAATTTAAGCTCATCGGTGATTGATAGTTTATTTGCCGCATAAAATGCCTTTTGTATCGTTTTGTCTTTGTTGTTTTGATCTTCGTAAGGGAACTTTGGATCATCAAGGTGTAAATTTTTAAAATCAATCCTACTTCTAGCCGTATAAGCAATCCCAGCTGGCGTGGTATTTTGCAGCCAGTAGCTACTTACCTTATCGCTACTTTTTTTATAGTTGTTATACATCGCGCCAAAGACAAACTCATGAGATAAATTTGCTAGCTCGTAAGGGATATTTGCGTATGCATCGACATTGTGGATATTCTCCTCTCTTTTGTTTGCATAGGCGCTAAGACCACCTATGTTGCCGGTGTCATCTAAATTTACCGCTCCGCCGTAGTAGAGTAAATTTGAATCAGTGTTTGCCCGTCTAAATGAGTAGCTTAAATTTAAGCTCGCTTCATTTTCAAAGTAGTGTTTAAAATCAGCGTAGAAATCAAGCGTTTTTATATCCCACCTAGTCCAAGGCTGAGAGAAAATTTCATTTTTACTAAAATTTGTCCTAGAGCCATCTGAGTAAAATGCTGGCATGCCGCCCCATCTAACCCCGTGGCGTCTTAGCTCTTGATAAAACGCACCAAGGCTAAGCCATGAGTTATCGCCTATGTCGCTATCAACTACGCCGTAAATCGCGCTATTTTTGCAGTTATAATAATCCATATAAGAGTGCGACTTCTCATGCATAAAAGATAGCCTCGCTCTAACGCTTCCGCTCTCATTTACTGGCGTTTGCACATCGCCATTTACACCGTATCTATCGTATGAGCCAGCGCTTACGCCAAAATTTCCTTTTATCTCTTTTGAGTCCGCTCTTTTTCTTTTGAAATTTAAGCTTGCAGCCGGATTTCCAGCGCCTGCAAGTAGGCCGTTTGCTCCTTTTACCACCTCGACTCTTTCATAAGGCAGCAAGCTCATATCATTTGCGCCAAGGCTAAAACCACCAAAGCTAGGTCGAATCAAGCAAGTAATAATCTATCTTAAAGCCACGAGCCGTCGGATATACGCGCTCGTCCCATTTATTTAGCGTGACGCCCGGGACATTTCTAAGAAGCACTTGATAGTCCTTGATGCCTTGATCTTTTAGCCTTGCTTCTGTTGGCACAGTTAGCGACTGGGGCGTTTGACGAGAGGTTAAATTTAGCCTAGTTGTGCTCTTTACAAGCTCTTTTGCAAAGTAATTCGTATCGTCTCTTCGCTCGCTTTCTACGACATCGACTGCTTCTAAAATTTTATCGCTTTAGCTAGCAAAAATTTGAGGTTGTATCAAATTTAATGC is from Campylobacter concisus and encodes:
- a CDS encoding DUF411 domain-containing protein, encoding MKKLAFLALGFFATFAFAADMKVYKSPTCGCCTSWGEAMQKAGFSEEVIKVDDIAKVKKEFNVPLELSSCHTAIIDGYIIEGHVPADEVKRLLELKPKDVVGIAVPGMPMESQGMEQGSKAEQYDVILFKKDGSQEIFATYIGTKKLR
- a CDS encoding putative transporter, whose amino-acid sequence is MFSSFFKDKKWALWAYGGAIFIILLLVYQTHLNVRINEWYKNFYDIVQNSKDHDVSEFWREIFNFIKIAMPYVVTYTVISFFASHWVFRWREAMTFRYLKFWQNCKSDIEGSSQRIQEDVYRFAKIMESLGVQVLRAIMTLIAFIPVLWELSKSVSLPYIKDIEGSLVYIALIISIGGLIISWFVGIKLPHIEYNNQKAEAAFRKELVYGEDDKSKFCQPNVMLELFTGVKLNYYKLFLHYGYFNLWLISFSQILVIVPYIIMGNGLFSGVITLGVLIQASNAFSQVRESFSVFIDNWTTITELRSVNKRLREFERNINYKA
- a CDS encoding M48 family metallopeptidase; translation: MKKFLLTLLMTSLLFTGCSSVTKAGVVGADRKQFMLVSSEAMEQSSAQAYVKTLTAARSKGELNVDPILTKRVQDIAKRLIAQTGVFRDDALKWKWQVNVINEDTLNAWCMPGGRIVVYSGIIKRLNLTDAQLAAVMGHEIAHALREHSREQASADQMKSIGIFAIATATGLGDLGANALNLASEYTISLPFSRSHETEADHIGTELMARAGYDPKEAVEVWVKMSKMSGGKVPEILSTHPSNESRIKDLKEIAAKLEPVYQAAKRG
- a CDS encoding GNAT family N-acetyltransferase, coding for MIERANLSDLEAITQIYNDYILDRSATADMQPVSTKEREPWFNAHGGSRPIFIYKENDEILGYYSLSDFNPKIAYDISVEISIYVAKKLLKRASANSF
- a CDS encoding class I SAM-dependent methyltransferase, which gives rise to MILPSNYDEIDFDALYKAQKARSSFGKKFAADWDKKAPSFNEGVMKSAYAREFIDKVDFTGVSTLLDFACGAGALSVLAAERADQIYGYDFSPKMLEFARQNAQIYGVKNVKFAQKAFEDDWSDVPECDVVLASRCLEVDDLKTALNKLLSKTKKALYITFKVGGSFVDDEILNAIGRKVEQRPDFVYLLNILFQMGYLPSLSYIKAKCHAGPETSAQELIQKTRWGLGGELSETEEARLAEYFSSGKYKPKQEFMHWAFVTVDKANRI
- a CDS encoding ABC transporter ATP-binding protein, which codes for MRKNLIEVRKLRFAYRDKPVLKGISFDVATGDTLSILGANGSGKSTLLRIMLGFLKFEGEVLIAGKSVRDYGKKGLASLVAYVPQTHAPSYDYSVFDVALMGALCRTPLFSSFSAADKKLAEQALEKMGIAHLRNAPYTKVSGGERQLAYIARTLVQGAKVIFMDEPTNGLDFGNQIKLLEMIKALGDEGYTFVQTTHYPRHAKFVSNLTLFLKDGEILAFGRSEQLINAENIDKIYGINYEKYEDRL
- a CDS encoding FecCD family ABC transporter permease; translation: MSKKAFAFLALLLALCVAGSLLLGKYGFGTSDYIKYVTALLKGENLKEYEVMHTLLLEIRLPRILACVLIGASLAISGAAYQAMFVNPLVSPSILGVLSGAGFGAAVGMFFKFNEYLIQLSTFGFGFLAVAVALGVSALYSRSGSVIVLVLGGVISGSLFTSLLSVLKYAADPNDALPAITYFLMGSLGFASKSFIQISILPMCAGVLLLALSGKYLNALSLGEEEAKSLGVNTARVKIFIILVATFVSALSVTIAGIIGWIGLIVPHIARLIFGADNRAVLASSAMIGAIFLLFCDSFSRLIFTFEIPIGIVTSLFGIPMFIIVLRRAKRSF
- a CDS encoding ABC transporter substrate-binding protein, producing MFKKILIFFLTAINFCFAMSEAQIKDYIAQNSENIERLQGTPSKIYASSPPLLYMLYALDPAKISGTNFEWNAFERPYVKKEVQDQPVVGGFFGQGKIPNVEMLLRLNPDLILVNASSRNAKKMSEVFSSIKKPMLYLSAVRLEDYLDGFEILGEITGKKERAARLVNYAKESLNLTAQIEEYIKKNNLQKVKIYYAQGSDGLATECEGSWHATLIERAGAENVHKCSEDPNAKSFGRVKISFEQLVKYDPDVILIYEKELFDKIYGDPKWQLLSAVKNKKAYYIPREPFSWFDRPPSFMRFLGLKWLINLTYPEAFKFDMIKETREFYKLFLDLELTDEQIYKILGRAE